One Methanofervidicoccus abyssi genomic window, AAGATGGGAGATCCTAGAAGGTTGAAAAAGAAGTACGATACCCCTAATCATCCCTGGATTGGAGAGAGGATTAAAAGGGAGAAAGAACTTTTAAACAAATACGGTCTTGTAAATAAGAGGGAACTTTGGAAGATGGAGACGATGTTGAGGAAGTTCAGAAGACAGGCTAGGAAGTTAATAAGTGATACTTCTAAACAGGGAGAGAAGGAAGCTAAGCAGTTGTTTAACATCCTAAGAAGATACGGAATATTAGTTAAGGAAAATCCAACGTTAGATGATGTCCTCTCACTGACCGTAGAAGATATACTGGAGAGAAGGTTACAGACTATAGTATTTAGAAAGGGACTGGCTAGGACTATAAAGCAAGCCAGACAATTTATAGTCCATAGACA contains:
- a CDS encoding 30S ribosomal protein S4; translated protein: MGDPRRLKKKYDTPNHPWIGERIKREKELLNKYGLVNKRELWKMETMLRKFRRQARKLISDTSKQGEKEAKQLFNILRRYGILVKENPTLDDVLSLTVEDILERRLQTIVFRKGLARTIKQARQFIVHRHIAIKGRRVTAPSYLVPVDEEDHITYAPTSPLASKDHPERVKVVTTEESN